The Prevotella melaninogenica genome window below encodes:
- a CDS encoding DUF4919 domain-containing protein, whose product MRKLFAFMLLLLPLAVSAQTDKTFMSVNWDKIKAEVNANPQHVQQLVDILINVDADTTLTAEDKILAVYGRTYLNNGRDMFMELDMSKARNEGKFDVAATLADKVLASNPLNTNAIVSKIYHFRKLSTTEPDKSWMLSDSLKVYSVRLSRILDTIFMTGDGSKEHPFSVTSVGDEYNLVYFFFGIPKVNSQMVVGSCDRLVLGETNENYTSSDIYFDVKRVFEIERSMFESQGGKGK is encoded by the coding sequence ATGAGAAAGTTGTTTGCTTTCATGTTGTTACTGCTACCGTTAGCAGTATCAGCACAGACGGATAAGACATTTATGTCTGTAAATTGGGATAAAATAAAGGCAGAAGTGAATGCTAATCCACAGCATGTTCAGCAGTTAGTTGATATTCTTATCAATGTTGACGCTGATACCACATTGACTGCTGAGGACAAAATCTTGGCTGTTTATGGACGAACTTACCTTAATAATGGTAGAGATATGTTCATGGAACTTGATATGTCGAAGGCAAGGAATGAAGGTAAGTTTGATGTTGCTGCTACGCTTGCGGATAAGGTTCTTGCCAGCAATCCGCTTAATACGAATGCTATTGTGTCTAAGATTTATCATTTCAGAAAACTTTCAACCACCGAACCCGATAAATCATGGATGTTGAGCGATAGCCTTAAGGTCTATTCTGTTCGTTTATCACGCATTCTCGATACAATCTTCATGACCGGTGATGGTAGTAAGGAACACCCTTTCTCCGTGACATCAGTGGGTGATGAATATAATCTTGTTTACTTCTTCTTTGGAATTCCTAAGGTGAATAGTCAGATGGTGGTCGGTAGTTGTGACCGTCTTGTTTTGGGCGAAACGAATGAGAATTACACTTCTTCTGATATTTACTTTGATGTAAAACGAGTCTTTGAAATCGAGAGGTCTATGTTTGAATCGCAAGGAGGGAAGGGGAAGTAA
- a CDS encoding TonB-dependent receptor, with protein MKKYLLILTAMLCSLVSMAQNTDAMLFGDVKAKEGGKHLSHAVIQVKGTNLKTQCDASGHFKLSNLPVGKQVIIATLAGYQQQEKEVDMVNNKGSEVYFELEKDPLELSQVVVTGTRTSHFVKDVPIRTEVLTSQAITKKNAQNLYEALEGVPGIRVEQQCQFCNFSEVRMQGLGAEHTQVLIDGEPIYSGLAGVYGLQQIGTNDIDRLEVVKGAGSALYGSSAVAGAINIISKEPTFEPSVNGDIQFGNFGFKSYKGSGSMRYNNIGLSVFAQRTQMDAIDRTQNGLTRKEVKNKDGISDRVDETVNNLGFSLYFYQPFAKNDKLVLRGKAIDEHRFGGVMTNDQYLNPYTDGTEDIRTNRLSADLAYTLPIGKHSELNLTTAYVYHKRQATNDTFLHDYMDSHKDPAHPDQDGAEPDVSMMRPYIAKENTVTPSLTFTSILGNHTLLGGVQGYFTRLRETGLYVISAEDEKTSPYYGVPYTSIGKKHANELGFFVQDEWNVTPKLTVVPGIRIDSHSSGEEYATSVKVSDSAFPTTKFSKTTVNPRIAIKYELTPSLVLRANVGTGFRAPYGFSEDLHLCSGSPRVWKSSNLKGERAISYNLSADYYAKKYQFSINIFRTNLKDKIQFSPADDEVKKFGYSYQWENVDDAYVQGVELGAKANLFRNFNAGINWTFNQGKFKHERADWSDPNDETVKEFPQRLQYAKDSRNISRFPAMTGDIDLDYTPGTWTFSLTSSLQGRMYIDYNSEDDGATSKIKKTNTFMIFNCRAAKRFGTCTVYAGAKNIFSYIQDEKHTDDAAFMYAPVYGATWYVGLSVKL; from the coding sequence ATGAAGAAATATTTACTTATCTTGACCGCCATGTTATGCTCTCTTGTATCCATGGCACAAAACACCGACGCAATGCTCTTCGGTGATGTGAAGGCAAAAGAAGGTGGAAAACACCTTTCTCATGCTGTAATCCAAGTAAAAGGTACAAACCTTAAAACTCAATGCGATGCTTCGGGTCACTTTAAATTAAGTAATCTTCCTGTAGGAAAGCAAGTTATCATAGCTACACTCGCTGGTTATCAGCAGCAGGAAAAAGAGGTAGACATGGTTAATAATAAAGGTTCTGAAGTCTACTTTGAACTGGAAAAAGACCCATTAGAGTTAAGCCAGGTCGTTGTAACTGGTACTCGTACCAGCCACTTTGTAAAGGATGTACCTATCCGTACAGAGGTTCTTACATCACAAGCTATCACCAAGAAGAATGCCCAGAACTTATACGAAGCACTTGAAGGTGTACCAGGCATCCGCGTAGAACAGCAGTGCCAGTTCTGTAATTTCTCTGAAGTACGTATGCAAGGCTTGGGTGCTGAGCACACACAGGTACTTATTGATGGTGAGCCTATCTACTCTGGTCTTGCTGGTGTTTACGGTTTGCAGCAGATTGGAACCAATGACATCGACCGCCTTGAGGTGGTTAAGGGTGCAGGTTCTGCCCTCTATGGAAGTAGTGCCGTTGCTGGTGCTATCAATATTATCTCAAAGGAACCAACCTTTGAGCCATCTGTTAATGGTGACATTCAGTTCGGAAACTTTGGCTTCAAGAGCTATAAGGGTTCTGGTTCTATGCGTTATAACAACATTGGTCTGAGTGTATTCGCACAGCGTACACAGATGGATGCTATCGACCGCACACAGAATGGTCTTACACGTAAGGAAGTAAAGAACAAGGATGGTATCTCTGACCGTGTAGATGAGACGGTGAACAACCTTGGATTCAGTCTTTACTTCTACCAGCCTTTTGCTAAGAACGATAAACTCGTACTGCGTGGTAAGGCAATTGATGAGCATCGTTTCGGTGGTGTCATGACAAATGATCAATACCTGAACCCATACACTGACGGTACAGAAGACATCCGCACCAACCGTCTTTCAGCTGACCTTGCTTACACCTTGCCTATCGGTAAGCACTCAGAATTAAACCTCACAACAGCTTATGTATATCATAAGCGTCAGGCAACAAACGATACCTTCCTCCATGACTACATGGATTCTCACAAGGATCCAGCACATCCAGACCAAGATGGTGCGGAACCTGACGTTTCTATGATGCGTCCATACATTGCTAAGGAGAATACGGTGACACCATCGCTCACCTTCACTTCAATCCTTGGCAACCATACATTGCTTGGTGGTGTACAGGGTTATTTCACTCGTTTGCGTGAGACTGGACTCTATGTCATCTCTGCTGAGGACGAGAAGACAAGTCCTTACTATGGCGTTCCATACACTTCTATTGGTAAGAAGCATGCCAACGAACTTGGCTTCTTCGTACAGGATGAGTGGAACGTTACACCAAAGTTGACCGTTGTACCAGGTATCCGCATTGATTCTCATAGCTCTGGCGAAGAATACGCTACCAGCGTAAAGGTTTCAGACAGCGCCTTCCCAACAACAAAGTTCAGCAAAACAACAGTCAATCCACGTATTGCTATCAAATATGAATTGACTCCTTCACTCGTACTTCGTGCTAATGTAGGTACAGGTTTCCGTGCACCTTACGGATTCTCTGAGGACCTCCACCTCTGTAGTGGTTCACCACGTGTGTGGAAATCATCTAACCTCAAGGGTGAGCGTGCTATCAGCTACAACCTCTCAGCAGACTATTATGCTAAGAAGTATCAGTTCAGCATCAACATCTTCCGCACCAACTTGAAGGATAAGATTCAGTTCTCTCCTGCAGACGATGAGGTTAAGAAGTTCGGTTACTCTTACCAGTGGGAGAATGTTGACGATGCCTACGTACAAGGTGTAGAATTAGGTGCAAAGGCAAACCTCTTCCGCAACTTCAATGCTGGTATTAACTGGACCTTCAATCAAGGTAAGTTTAAGCACGAGCGTGCAGACTGGTCAGACCCTAACGATGAGACTGTAAAAGAGTTCCCACAGCGTTTGCAGTATGCTAAAGACAGTCGTAACATCTCTCGTTTCCCAGCAATGACTGGCGATATCGACCTCGATTATACCCCTGGCACTTGGACTTTCTCTCTCACAAGCTCATTGCAGGGAAGAATGTACATCGACTACAACTCTGAGGACGATGGTGCAACATCAAAGATTAAGAAGACTAACACCTTCATGATCTTCAACTGCCGTGCCGCAAAACGTTTCGGTACATGTACTGTTTATGCAGGTGCTAAGAACATCTTCAGCTATATTCAGGACGAGAAACACACAGACGACGCAGCCTTCATGTATGCTCCAGTATACGGTGCAACATGGTATGTAGGTCTCAGCGTTAAACTATAA
- a CDS encoding transporter — MKKVIIPALTILIVNIIVGLLLSSYPLANMLFTSIAILVNTLLTVILFLFCAESTHRLSLGFIFTLIGIIEYFSGLIAPGRLTDNWWVIMFVVLTAIQAILVFLSLYYKKK; from the coding sequence ATGAAAAAGGTAATTATTCCAGCATTAACCATACTCATCGTAAATATCATAGTAGGGCTTTTGCTGTCTTCATATCCATTGGCAAACATGCTGTTCACCAGCATTGCTATCCTTGTCAACACGCTCCTGACGGTCATACTCTTCCTGTTCTGCGCAGAAAGCACACACAGACTGAGTTTAGGATTTATCTTCACTCTCATTGGTATCATAGAGTACTTCAGCGGATTGATAGCTCCTGGACGCCTGACGGACAACTGGTGGGTAATCATGTTTGTTGTTTTGACAGCCATCCAAGCCATACTTGTCTTTCTATCACTATACTATAAAAAGAAATAA
- a CDS encoding YifB family Mg chelatase-like AAA ATPase, with the protein MLVKTFCAAVNGMEVTTVTVEVSITRGVLFHLTGLADGAVKESHDRIAAALLNTGYKFPVADITANLAPADLKKVGSSFDLPLAIAILSANEKMSCDRLREFMLVGELSLDGTLQPVKGILPIAIKARAEKFKGIIVPKANEHEAAVVDTLEVYGMDNILQVIDFLNGTSNPEPCFVDTRKEFYEHQYAFDLDFADVRGQENVKRALEVAAAGGHNLIMVGPPGSGKSMMAKRLPSILPPLSLSESLETTQIHSIAGKLRRDTGLITQRPFRSPHHTISEVALVGGGANPMPGEITLAHNGVLFCDELPEFNKHTLEVLRQPLEDRHITISRAKYTVTYPCSFMFVASMNPCPCGYFADPTHHCVCTPGQIQKYLAKISGPLMDRIDIQCEIAPLPFKDISQATPGEPSAAIRERVIRARAIQTDRFSSYRNIHCNAQMSERMIHEFAEPDEASIKLLRDAMERLKLSARAYNRILKVARSIADLEESEAVQVQHIAEAIGYRNLDRSDWAER; encoded by the coding sequence GTGCTTGTAAAAACATTCTGTGCAGCTGTTAACGGAATGGAAGTCACCACCGTGACAGTCGAAGTTAGTATCACACGGGGCGTGTTGTTCCATCTTACCGGTCTTGCAGACGGAGCGGTAAAGGAAAGCCATGACCGTATAGCTGCAGCACTTCTTAATACTGGTTACAAGTTTCCTGTAGCCGATATCACCGCCAACCTTGCTCCAGCCGACCTCAAAAAGGTAGGCTCCAGTTTTGATCTCCCATTGGCAATAGCCATCTTATCTGCCAATGAGAAGATGAGTTGTGACCGTTTGCGAGAGTTTATGCTTGTGGGAGAATTGAGCCTTGACGGTACTTTACAGCCTGTTAAAGGCATACTACCCATAGCTATCAAGGCACGTGCCGAGAAGTTTAAAGGTATCATTGTGCCGAAAGCTAATGAGCACGAAGCGGCTGTGGTAGACACGTTAGAGGTCTATGGAATGGATAATATCTTGCAAGTAATTGACTTTCTCAATGGTACATCGAATCCAGAACCTTGTTTTGTAGATACACGGAAAGAGTTTTACGAGCATCAATATGCTTTCGATCTCGACTTTGCTGATGTCCGTGGACAAGAGAATGTGAAGCGAGCATTAGAGGTTGCAGCGGCTGGTGGACATAATCTTATCATGGTTGGACCACCTGGAAGTGGAAAGAGTATGATGGCAAAGCGCCTTCCTTCTATCCTCCCTCCTTTGTCTCTTTCAGAGAGTTTAGAAACAACTCAGATTCACTCGATAGCTGGTAAGTTACGTCGTGACACAGGACTGATTACGCAACGTCCTTTCCGTAGCCCTCACCATACTATCTCTGAGGTTGCACTCGTGGGTGGTGGAGCCAATCCAATGCCGGGTGAAATAACCCTTGCACATAATGGAGTGTTATTCTGCGATGAGTTACCTGAGTTTAATAAACACACTTTAGAGGTACTTCGACAGCCTTTAGAGGATCGTCATATAACGATTTCACGTGCCAAATATACAGTTACTTATCCTTGTAGTTTCATGTTTGTAGCAAGTATGAATCCCTGTCCGTGTGGCTATTTTGCTGACCCTACGCATCATTGTGTTTGTACTCCGGGGCAGATTCAGAAGTATCTTGCTAAGATTTCAGGTCCATTAATGGACAGAATCGACATTCAGTGTGAGATTGCACCTCTCCCCTTCAAAGATATATCACAAGCAACACCGGGCGAGCCGAGTGCTGCTATTCGTGAACGTGTTATCCGTGCACGTGCTATTCAGACCGATCGCTTTAGCAGTTATCGTAATATTCATTGTAATGCGCAGATGTCTGAGCGTATGATTCATGAGTTTGCCGAGCCCGATGAAGCCTCTATTAAGTTACTCCGTGATGCTATGGAGCGTTTGAAACTGTCTGCTCGCGCCTATAACAGGATCCTAAAAGTAGCGCGTTCGATAGCCGACTTGGAAGAGTCTGAGGCTGTACAAGTACAGCATATCGCCGAGGCAATAGGGTATAGAAACTTAGATAGAAGCGACTGGGCTGAGAGATGA
- a CDS encoding SPFH domain-containing protein, with the protein MGLKDIFKRQLRTVIEWKEQKPNLLFHQLETTTDEIKDASKLIVAPGQGCIIVYDGKVKGVLTEPNIYEMETSNHPFITSLLNLAQQTESEHKMRFYFFRTTKMVNILWGTPSPIKYFEPEYKLPITLGACGNFSIVISDPEKMFVTLLGPISDYYSQDVQELVSSRIMTPLTTFLAEKAYTYREVDTHLMEMSEDLKNKTAEELERLGLTLTDFRINSVTFDEDTRERIGRIANMTTEKQAAAEVDLDYVSMQKLDALRDAARNEGGLAGAGLQMGAGLQLAQDIFKTQGKENSREGEITDRLRKLKILFNEQLITEEEYEKKKNEILSKL; encoded by the coding sequence ATGGGATTAAAAGATATTTTCAAACGCCAACTGAGAACCGTCATAGAATGGAAAGAACAGAAGCCTAACCTATTATTTCATCAACTGGAAACCACAACAGATGAAATAAAGGACGCAAGTAAACTTATTGTAGCTCCAGGACAAGGCTGTATCATCGTATATGACGGAAAGGTAAAAGGGGTCCTTACTGAACCAAACATCTATGAAATGGAAACCTCAAATCATCCCTTTATCACATCACTACTCAACCTTGCACAGCAAACAGAGAGTGAACACAAGATGCGTTTCTATTTCTTTCGTACTACCAAAATGGTTAACATTCTATGGGGTACACCTTCACCAATAAAATACTTTGAACCAGAATATAAGCTCCCTATAACCCTTGGTGCCTGTGGTAACTTCTCTATTGTTATTTCCGACCCAGAGAAGATGTTCGTAACATTACTTGGACCTATCAGCGACTATTATAGTCAAGACGTACAAGAGCTTGTATCTTCACGCATCATGACACCACTGACCACTTTCCTTGCAGAGAAGGCTTATACCTATCGAGAAGTTGACACACATCTTATGGAGATGTCAGAAGACTTAAAGAACAAAACTGCAGAGGAACTGGAACGCTTAGGTTTAACGCTTACAGACTTCCGAATCAATTCTGTGACATTCGATGAAGACACCAGAGAGCGTATTGGTCGAATAGCTAACATGACAACAGAGAAACAAGCTGCAGCTGAAGTCGATCTTGATTATGTTAGTATGCAGAAACTTGACGCACTTCGTGATGCTGCACGCAATGAAGGAGGACTTGCTGGTGCAGGACTACAAATGGGTGCAGGACTACAGTTGGCACAGGATATCTTCAAGACACAAGGTAAAGAGAATAGCAGAGAAGGCGAAATAACAGACCGACTTAGAAAACTGAAAATCCTCTTTAACGAGCAACTCATCACAGAAGAAGAATACGAAAAGAAAAAGAACGAAATACTATCTAAATTATGA
- a CDS encoding toxin-antitoxin system YwqK family antitoxin — protein MRTKYIMMLLLCFFSLQTNAQTEKYVEKYDNGQIKKIYYRNKIWGYREGSCINYAQDGTLYSELNYQEGNLHGTLKFYNKFGKIEAIINYDSGRLEGKSTMYHPIQSADETPTIYFTQIYHDDKLDGMTYEYDKNGKNIIRRARYSHGICMADTTITNNGVIYKYRSYDSDYEDPMISRFVPFKKASATPNKSKTKSQKRTAITRATHSSSSNSTKTTVSSNTLPTQQTKKQATTQERKSRLKVNKDGAIEFE, from the coding sequence ATGAGAACGAAATATATAATGATGTTATTGCTATGCTTTTTCTCACTTCAAACAAATGCACAAACAGAGAAGTACGTTGAAAAATATGACAATGGACAGATAAAAAAAATCTATTATAGGAACAAGATTTGGGGATATCGAGAAGGCTCTTGCATCAATTATGCACAAGATGGAACGCTTTATTCTGAGTTAAACTATCAAGAAGGAAATCTACATGGAACGCTTAAGTTTTACAATAAATTTGGTAAGATAGAGGCTATCATTAACTATGATAGCGGTAGACTTGAAGGAAAATCAACAATGTACCACCCTATCCAAAGTGCGGATGAAACACCCACCATTTACTTTACTCAAATCTATCATGACGATAAATTGGATGGAATGACATACGAATATGATAAGAATGGTAAGAATATCATACGACGTGCGAGATACAGTCATGGTATATGTATGGCTGATACTACTATTACAAACAATGGGGTCATCTATAAATATAGAAGTTATGATAGTGATTATGAAGACCCTATGATTTCTCGTTTTGTACCATTTAAGAAAGCATCAGCAACACCAAACAAATCTAAGACCAAATCGCAGAAGAGAACTGCTATTACGCGTGCTACTCATTCCTCTTCTTCAAATAGCACTAAGACCACCGTAAGTAGTAATACATTGCCTACTCAACAAACAAAGAAGCAAGCAACTACACAAGAAAGAAAATCCCGTCTAAAAGTAAATAAAGATGGAGCTATAGAATTTGAGTAA
- a CDS encoding TlpA disulfide reductase family protein, with product MRMKRIAYILLFSLLLVSCGTRSGYFKMEGRFLHMNQGELYVYSPDGGIAGLDTIKIEAGRFSYEKPCSKPSTLIIIFPNYSTQPIFAESGEAVEVKADASHLKEMEVEGTKDNELMTKFRKQIASVSPPEELKYAIAFIKDHPESAVSVYLLNRYLVQTESPDYKQAVKLLPLLIKEQPDNATLGRLQRHLSELGSLPIGSRLPKFSAKDVNGKTINNASFQGKDVVIINAWAAWSYESLDVQRALNDAVKAGKIAALGICVDANPKEVKQTLERDGIEFSNVCDGKLLNTPLLKTFGLNTIPDNIVIRNGKVVERNITANTIRQRYGAE from the coding sequence ATGCGCATGAAGCGAATAGCATACATACTTTTGTTCTCCCTGCTGTTAGTTTCTTGTGGTACCCGTAGCGGTTACTTCAAGATGGAAGGACGCTTCTTGCATATGAACCAAGGCGAGCTTTATGTGTATAGTCCCGATGGTGGTATTGCGGGTTTGGATACCATCAAGATTGAGGCGGGACGCTTTTCTTATGAGAAGCCTTGTAGTAAACCTTCTACATTAATTATTATCTTCCCTAATTATTCCACACAGCCTATCTTTGCCGAGTCAGGTGAAGCGGTTGAGGTGAAAGCGGATGCTTCCCACTTGAAAGAGATGGAAGTAGAGGGTACGAAGGATAATGAACTCATGACTAAGTTCCGTAAGCAGATAGCCAGTGTTTCTCCTCCAGAGGAGTTGAAGTATGCAATCGCATTTATCAAGGACCATCCAGAGTCTGCTGTGAGTGTGTATCTACTCAATCGTTATCTTGTTCAAACAGAGTCTCCTGACTATAAGCAGGCTGTAAAACTTTTACCTTTATTGATAAAAGAACAGCCCGATAATGCCACTTTGGGTCGTCTACAACGACATCTATCCGAGTTGGGCTCTCTGCCTATCGGTAGTAGGTTGCCTAAGTTTTCAGCTAAAGATGTCAATGGAAAGACTATTAATAATGCGTCGTTTCAAGGAAAGGATGTTGTCATTATCAATGCTTGGGCGGCTTGGAGTTACGAGAGCCTTGATGTCCAACGTGCGCTAAATGATGCAGTGAAAGCAGGAAAGATAGCTGCTTTGGGCATTTGTGTAGATGCCAATCCTAAGGAGGTAAAGCAGACTTTAGAGCGTGATGGGATTGAGTTTTCCAATGTTTGTGATGGAAAACTACTGAATACACCACTACTCAAAACCTTTGGTCTTAATACTATACCAGATAATATCGTCATTCGCAATGGGAAAGTTGTTGAAAGAAACATCACTGCTAACACCATCCGTCAGCGTTATGGCGCCGAATAA